The nucleotide sequence CGCGTGATACGAAGCTGGCCTCATGGATGCCGGTGTCCTCAAGAAGGTTGCGCTGTTCGAGGGTTTGACCCAGGGCCAGCTCGCCAAGGTGGCTCAAATCGGCCACTCCCGGGACTACCCGGCGGGCGCCTTCCTCTTCCGCGAGGGAGAGGCCGGCCAGGAGATGTTCGTAATCGAGAAGGGCAAGGTCCGCATCTCCAAGACAGTGCCCGGCATCGGCGAGGAGGCCCTCGCCATCCTGGAGACGGGGCAGTATTTCGGAGAGATGGCGGTAATCGAGGACTCGCCCCGCTCGGCGGACGCCATCGCCCATATCAGCTGCACGGTGTGGGTCATCGAGCGGTCCAAGCTGGACCAGCTCATGTTCACCGACAAGGACCTGGCGTACGTGCTGCTGTGGACGTTCGTCCGCACGCTGAGTGAGCGGCTCCGCGAGACGAACGACAAGATCAAGTCGTTCTTCGCCATCTCCCGCTTCTGAAGGCGGCCTCCCCTCTCACGCCCTGAGAGGTGGGGTGGTGCGTGCGTGTCCGTCCGGAAAGCGGACGGGTGCGCGCGAGTCGGGACGGGTAGGAGGGCAACTCCCCAGGTAGAGCAGGCAGGCACGCGTGTTGCTCTGTCCCCCGTCCGTGGAGGTGGGCGGGATGGAGCAGGCAGCGGAGGCGGCGTGGGCGGGCGGTGAAGCCGCGGGCGGCGGGTCGGTGAGGGCGCGTGGGACCGGAGGCGTGGAGGAGTCGCGAGAGCGGCTCTTCCGGTTGGGGGCGGAAGCCCTGACCGACCCGGAGCTGCTGTGCGTGGTGTGGGGCCCGGGGGCGCGCGTGCCCGGGCCCCTGGAGCTGGCGGGCACGCTGCTGGCGCGGGGCGGAGGACTCAAGGCGCTGGTGCAGGAGGAGCCGCTGGCGCTGAGCCTGCTGCCGGGAGTGGGGCCGGCGCG is from Pyxidicoccus trucidator and encodes:
- a CDS encoding Crp/Fnr family transcriptional regulator, producing MDAGVLKKVALFEGLTQGQLAKVAQIGHSRDYPAGAFLFREGEAGQEMFVIEKGKVRISKTVPGIGEEALAILETGQYFGEMAVIEDSPRSADAIAHISCTVWVIERSKLDQLMFTDKDLAYVLLWTFVRTLSERLRETNDKIKSFFAISRF